Proteins from a single region of Pseudomonas quebecensis:
- a CDS encoding dermonecrotic toxin domain-containing protein yields MITPATTTIPTTVSDSSHMSAPPYLQADTVGAEHQPRRKSAKRRNHHQTLIPGLPYNPGVEKYIWKAKDGFKTPSQSTAEIIRSELKTRWGKDIDPDNTFIVTLNYDPKQPQPRGGKVLNKISLTQAALHNVQRANKNDEHQTPLEKQRSTLHTWLGRLAPLLPLPAVVDEIDTLARRQRTYEGIFVGAEPGGREVYNSRNLLRQTPAAFRDIVWNTELSKPYTQFLNEFWPAHEGKYAQLSKASLVGAALSQFENDSLSASDTNLVMRAAGLPPNTTWENLKLDDLAPATTQDPSVEVGLLSINGFKSTDLLCITDKTPRFDADGKPATRTLLYIPGNSSPLHTFDSQAQMKRWLAEQAADPVKREALSMHFPLRDQADRHFSDGVNQTLVGLGGWSKKDAPDAGFLERLNEFDPQTFITIETLSDDPFDVMTQRQKARSYADAETEITTDGDVTKATILEVLETTTKVALMMTPLAMVMPEVAVGLELYYVAAGAVEVGVGADDLRHGKPGGADHIVFGVLNALPVIAGGATRLAKGEVAAGKTLGEALPPREPTVTERGIEQSPANRLRPSQAADISAYAVPDGEGLIEGMQPNSKGMYQVKDSAGADHWYIRYTDATRTPKVYEIKGNFKLSNDYAQIIDSANGKPVMIVHSDGKGGWARAAADGGVVWPWQRRASPTPSDDPKTPATFADEFLEIDGKKMAGAEKLDEVLRARAGTNFELSSRNFEENGLVKRRFNTSWNIDETGFAVEPGEKAQMTELSSSEYSPNFVLDINRCPYTVTTTENGLSVTTKLDAVAGTSEGIQRARLAQFEAVIPDAQLRARISEVAHQGSTFPAIADLHGGAGLQEGYYYGADNTHFQIDYDSSRNLAKVHVTSEGHLSMPEQDINRVPGVQVTIKRSFTIGEGNQSNSLYEIGKAAPTTIDVSVTANP; encoded by the coding sequence ATGATTACCCCTGCCACCACCACTATTCCGACAACCGTATCCGATTCGTCGCACATGTCAGCGCCCCCATACCTGCAGGCGGACACGGTGGGCGCTGAACATCAACCTCGCCGCAAAAGTGCCAAACGGCGCAATCATCACCAAACACTGATACCGGGCCTGCCGTATAACCCGGGGGTAGAGAAATACATCTGGAAAGCCAAAGACGGGTTCAAAACCCCCAGTCAGAGTACCGCCGAGATTATCAGGTCAGAGCTGAAGACCCGCTGGGGCAAGGACATCGATCCCGACAATACGTTTATCGTGACCTTGAACTACGACCCCAAGCAGCCACAGCCCAGGGGCGGCAAAGTTCTGAATAAGATTTCCCTGACCCAGGCCGCACTGCATAACGTACAGCGCGCCAATAAAAACGATGAGCACCAGACACCGCTCGAAAAGCAGCGGTCCACCCTGCACACCTGGCTTGGTCGGCTGGCGCCTTTGCTGCCTCTCCCGGCGGTCGTGGATGAAATTGACACGCTGGCGCGGCGACAGAGGACTTATGAAGGCATATTTGTCGGGGCAGAACCTGGCGGCAGGGAGGTCTATAACAGTCGCAACCTGCTGAGGCAGACGCCAGCGGCGTTTCGAGACATCGTGTGGAACACCGAACTGAGCAAACCGTACACCCAATTCCTGAACGAGTTCTGGCCCGCCCATGAGGGCAAATACGCACAACTGAGCAAGGCATCCCTGGTGGGCGCGGCCCTCAGTCAATTTGAAAACGACAGCTTGAGCGCCAGTGACACCAACCTGGTGATGCGCGCCGCCGGCCTGCCGCCGAATACGACCTGGGAAAACCTCAAGCTGGACGACCTGGCCCCGGCCACCACCCAGGACCCAAGCGTGGAAGTCGGGCTGCTGAGCATCAATGGCTTCAAGTCCACGGACCTGCTCTGCATCACCGACAAAACCCCTCGATTCGATGCCGACGGCAAACCCGCTACCCGTACCTTGCTGTACATCCCCGGTAATTCTTCGCCGCTGCATACCTTCGACAGCCAGGCGCAGATGAAGCGCTGGCTGGCTGAACAGGCCGCTGACCCGGTCAAGCGCGAAGCCCTGTCGATGCATTTCCCCTTGCGTGACCAGGCTGATCGACATTTCTCCGACGGGGTCAATCAAACACTGGTCGGGCTCGGCGGCTGGTCGAAAAAAGACGCTCCCGATGCCGGGTTTCTCGAACGCCTGAACGAATTCGACCCGCAAACGTTTATCACCATTGAAACGCTGTCCGATGACCCGTTCGATGTCATGACCCAGCGTCAGAAAGCGCGCTCCTACGCCGATGCCGAAACCGAAATCACCACCGACGGCGATGTCACCAAAGCCACGATCCTGGAAGTGTTGGAGACCACCACTAAAGTCGCCTTAATGATGACCCCGCTCGCCATGGTCATGCCCGAAGTGGCGGTGGGCCTGGAGCTGTACTACGTCGCCGCCGGCGCGGTGGAAGTCGGGGTGGGCGCCGATGACCTCAGGCATGGCAAGCCAGGTGGGGCCGACCATATCGTGTTCGGTGTGCTGAATGCGCTGCCCGTCATCGCCGGCGGTGCCACCCGCCTGGCCAAGGGCGAGGTCGCTGCGGGAAAAACCCTGGGAGAAGCGCTGCCACCCCGCGAGCCGACTGTGACCGAGCGCGGCATCGAACAGAGCCCGGCCAATCGCTTGCGCCCGTCCCAGGCCGCCGATATCAGCGCATATGCCGTACCAGATGGCGAAGGGCTTATTGAAGGCATGCAGCCAAATTCCAAAGGCATGTATCAAGTCAAAGACAGCGCCGGAGCAGACCATTGGTATATCCGTTATACCGACGCAACAAGAACGCCCAAGGTGTACGAGATTAAAGGCAACTTCAAACTCAGCAACGACTACGCGCAGATCATTGATTCTGCCAACGGCAAGCCTGTGATGATAGTGCACTCAGACGGCAAGGGCGGATGGGCTCGCGCTGCCGCCGATGGCGGCGTTGTGTGGCCATGGCAACGCCGGGCTTCGCCAACGCCCAGTGATGATCCAAAGACTCCTGCCACCTTCGCCGATGAATTCCTCGAAATTGATGGTAAAAAAATGGCCGGAGCCGAAAAACTCGATGAAGTCTTGAGAGCAAGAGCGGGAACCAACTTCGAACTCTCCAGCAGGAACTTCGAGGAAAACGGGCTCGTTAAAAGAAGGTTTAACACCTCTTGGAACATCGACGAAACCGGGTTCGCTGTCGAGCCTGGAGAGAAAGCACAAATGACGGAACTCAGTTCCAGCGAGTACTCACCCAACTTTGTCCTCGATATCAATCGTTGTCCTTACACCGTTACCACTACAGAAAACGGTCTGTCAGTGACCACGAAACTGGACGCCGTAGCCGGCACGTCAGAGGGTATCCAGCGAGCAAGGTTGGCGCAGTTCGAGGCGGTGATTCCCGATGCTCAATTGCGGGCCCGCATCTCCGAGGTGGCCCATCAAGGCTCTACCTTCCCTGCCATCGCTGATTTGCATGGGGGGGCGGGACTGCAGGAAGGCTACTACTACGGTGCTGACAATACCCATTTTCAGATTGATTATGACTCCTCCCGCAACCTGGCGAAGGTCCATGTCACCTCTGAAGGGCACCTCTCTATGCCGGAGCAAGACATCAACCGCGTTCCCGGCGTACAGGTAACCATCAAGAGAAGCTTCACGATTGGCGAGGGTAATCAGTCGAACAGCTTATATGAGATCGGCAAAGCGGCCCCCACCACAATCGATGTCAGCGTCACAGCCAATCCATAA
- a CDS encoding ABC transporter substrate-binding protein translates to MERTVLKPLILAASLLAFMPLAHAASTLVYCSEASPAGFDPSQYTSGTDFDASAETVFNRLTQFKRGGTEVEPGLATSWEVSNDGLTYTFHLREGVKFHTTDFFTPTRDFNADDVLFTFNRLLDAQSPFRKAYPSESPYFTDMGLNTTIKHIDKLDDHTVRFSLNNVDASFVQNLAMSFASVQSAEYATQLLKEGKAADINQKPVGTGPFVFKRYQKDSQIRYVANKQYWKPEDVKLDNLVFAITPDAASRLQKLKAGECQVSGYPRPADIEIMKQDPNLRVLQQAGFNLGFLAYNVTHPPLDQLKVRQALDMAIDKPAIIKAVYQGAGQLAQNALPPAQWSYDPSVKDAPYDPTKAKALLKEAGVAPGTTIDLWAMTVQRASNPNARMSAQMIQQDWAKVGIKANIVSYEWGEYIKRAKNGEHDAMIYGWTGDNGDPDNWLGVLYSCAAVKGSNYAKWCNPTYDKLVQQAKVSNDREQRIKWYQQAQKILKEQVPITPIANSTVFQPLRKEVQDFKISPFGLTPFYGVSLEK, encoded by the coding sequence ATGGAAAGAACCGTCTTGAAACCGCTGATCCTGGCTGCAAGCCTTCTGGCTTTCATGCCTCTCGCCCACGCTGCCAGCACCCTGGTCTATTGCTCCGAAGCCAGCCCCGCCGGCTTCGACCCCAGCCAGTACACCAGCGGCACCGATTTCGATGCCTCCGCCGAAACCGTATTTAACCGCCTGACCCAGTTCAAGCGCGGCGGTACCGAAGTCGAACCTGGCCTGGCGACAAGCTGGGAGGTGTCCAACGACGGGCTGACCTACACCTTTCATCTGCGCGAAGGGGTGAAATTCCACACCACCGACTTCTTTACGCCGACCCGCGACTTCAATGCCGACGACGTGCTGTTTACCTTCAATCGCCTGTTGGATGCGCAAAGCCCGTTCCGCAAGGCTTACCCGTCCGAGTCGCCGTATTTCACCGATATGGGCCTGAACACCACGATCAAGCACATCGACAAACTCGACGATCACACCGTGCGTTTCAGCCTGAACAACGTCGACGCCTCGTTCGTGCAAAACCTGGCCATGAGCTTCGCCTCGGTGCAGTCCGCCGAATACGCCACGCAGCTGTTGAAGGAAGGCAAGGCGGCCGACATCAACCAGAAACCTGTGGGCACCGGGCCGTTCGTATTCAAGCGTTATCAGAAAGACTCGCAGATTCGCTACGTCGCCAATAAACAGTATTGGAAACCCGAGGACGTAAAACTCGACAACCTGGTGTTCGCTATCACCCCCGACGCCGCCTCGCGCCTGCAAAAACTCAAGGCCGGCGAATGCCAGGTCAGCGGGTACCCGCGCCCGGCCGACATCGAAATAATGAAACAGGACCCCAACCTGCGCGTACTGCAACAGGCCGGTTTCAACCTGGGGTTCCTGGCCTACAACGTGACGCACCCGCCGCTGGACCAGCTCAAGGTGCGCCAGGCGCTGGACATGGCCATCGACAAACCCGCCATCATCAAGGCGGTGTATCAGGGCGCCGGACAATTGGCGCAGAACGCGCTGCCACCGGCCCAGTGGTCTTATGACCCATCGGTGAAGGACGCGCCCTACGACCCGACCAAGGCCAAGGCGCTACTAAAAGAAGCAGGGGTTGCACCAGGTACCACCATCGATCTGTGGGCGATGACCGTGCAACGCGCTTCCAATCCAAACGCGCGCATGTCGGCGCAAATGATCCAACAGGATTGGGCCAAAGTAGGCATCAAGGCCAACATCGTCAGCTATGAGTGGGGCGAATACATCAAGCGCGCCAAAAATGGCGAGCATGACGCGATGATTTATGGCTGGACCGGCGACAACGGCGACCCGGATAACTGGCTGGGCGTGCTCTACAGTTGTGCCGCGGTCAAGGGCAGCAACTACGCCAAATGGTGTAACCCGACATACGACAAACTGGTGCAGCAGGCCAAAGTCAGCAACGACCGCGAGCAGCGCATCAAGTGGTATCAACAGGCGCAAAAAATCCTTAAGGAACAAGTACCTATAACGCCTATTGCGAACTCGACGGTTTTCCAACCCCTGCGCAAGGAGGTCCAGGACTTCAAGATCAGCCCGTTTGGGCTGACGCCGTTCTACGGGGTGAGTCTGGAGAAGTAA
- a CDS encoding ABC transporter substrate-binding protein, with the protein MGQAADRKSLVFCSEGSPAGFDTAQYTTATDNDAAEPLYNRLVEFEKGETNVVPGLATKWDISDDGLTYTFHLREGVKFHSSKEFKPTRDFNADDVLFTFNRMLDPEHPFRKAYPTEFPYFNGMSLNKNIAKVEKTDPYTVVMTLNTVDAAFVQNIAMSFAAILSAEYAEQLLKEGKPSDINQKPIGTGPFVFQRYQKDSQIRYVANKQYWDPSRVKLDQLIFAINTDASVRVQKLKAGECQVTLHPRPADVDALKADPNLQLLTKPGFNLGYIAYNVRHKPFDQLEVRQALDMAVNKPSILNAVYQGAGQLAVNAMPPTQWSYDDTIKDAAYNPEKAKELLKAAGVKEGTEITLWAMPVQRPYNPNAKLMAEMLQSDWAKIGLKVKIVSYEWGEYIKRTKNGEHDVSLIGWTGDNGDPDNWLGTLYSCDAIGGNNYSMWCDPAYDKLIKQAKVVTDREQRTVLYKQAQQLLKQQVPITPVAHSTVNQPLSVKVEGFKVSPFGRNVFSGVSITP; encoded by the coding sequence ATGGGCCAAGCCGCCGACAGAAAGAGCCTGGTGTTCTGCTCCGAAGGCAGCCCGGCAGGGTTCGACACCGCGCAATACACCACCGCCACCGATAACGACGCGGCCGAGCCGCTGTATAACCGCCTGGTCGAGTTTGAAAAAGGCGAGACCAACGTGGTGCCCGGCCTGGCGACCAAATGGGATATTTCCGACGACGGCCTGACCTACACCTTCCACCTGCGTGAAGGGGTGAAGTTCCACAGCAGCAAGGAATTCAAGCCGACGCGCGACTTCAATGCCGACGACGTGCTGTTCACCTTCAACCGCATGCTTGACCCTGAACATCCCTTCCGCAAGGCCTACCCCACTGAGTTTCCGTACTTCAACGGGATGAGCCTGAACAAGAACATCGCCAAGGTCGAGAAAACCGACCCGTACACCGTGGTGATGACCCTGAACACGGTGGACGCCGCGTTCGTGCAAAACATCGCCATGAGCTTCGCCGCAATCCTGTCGGCCGAATACGCCGAGCAACTGCTCAAAGAAGGCAAGCCCAGCGACATCAACCAGAAGCCGATCGGTACCGGGCCGTTTGTATTCCAGCGCTACCAGAAAGACTCGCAGATCCGTTACGTGGCCAACAAACAGTACTGGGACCCGAGCCGCGTGAAGCTCGACCAACTGATTTTCGCCATCAACACCGACGCATCGGTGCGTGTGCAAAAGCTCAAGGCCGGCGAATGCCAGGTGACCCTGCATCCGCGTCCCGCCGACGTCGATGCGCTCAAGGCCGACCCGAACCTGCAATTGCTGACCAAACCCGGCTTCAACCTGGGCTACATCGCTTACAACGTGCGCCACAAGCCCTTCGACCAGCTTGAAGTGCGCCAGGCGCTGGACATGGCGGTGAACAAGCCGAGCATTCTGAACGCCGTGTACCAGGGCGCCGGGCAATTGGCGGTCAATGCCATGCCGCCGACCCAGTGGTCCTACGACGACACTATCAAAGACGCCGCCTACAACCCGGAAAAAGCCAAGGAACTGCTCAAGGCCGCCGGCGTGAAGGAAGGCACCGAGATCACCCTGTGGGCGATGCCGGTGCAGCGTCCGTACAACCCCAACGCCAAGCTGATGGCCGAGATGCTGCAAAGCGACTGGGCCAAGATCGGCCTCAAGGTCAAGATCGTCAGCTACGAGTGGGGTGAATACATCAAGCGCACCAAGAACGGTGAGCACGATGTCAGCCTGATCGGCTGGACCGGCGACAACGGTGACCCGGACAACTGGCTGGGCACTCTGTACAGCTGCGACGCCATCGGCGGGAACAACTACTCGATGTGGTGTGACCCGGCGTACGACAAGCTGATCAAGCAAGCCAAGGTCGTAACCGACCGTGAACAAAGGACTGTTCTATACAAACAGGCGCAGCAACTGCTCAAGCAGCAGGTG
- a CDS encoding ABC transporter substrate-binding protein — MLKHAVLPLLVSAGLMAAAPFAHAAANLVFCSEGSPAGFDPGQYTTGTDFDASAETMFNRLSQFERGGTAVVPGLATSWDVSPDGLTYTFHLREGVKFHTTPYFKPTREFSADDVLFTFNRMINKDDPFRKAYPTEFPYFTDMGMDTNIKNIEKIDDHTVKFTLGTVDAAFIQNLAMSFASIQSAEYAAQLLKEGKPADINQKPVGTGPFVFKSYQKDSNIRYTGNKDYWKPEDVKIDNLIFAITTDPSVRIQKLKKNECQITLFPRPADLKALGEDKDLKLPHQAGFNLGYVAYNVMDKVKGSDQPNPLADLRVRQALDMAVNKQQIIDSVYQGAGQLAVNAMPPTQWSYDTTIKDAKYDPEKAKALLKEAGVKEGTEIVLWAMPVQRPYNPNAKLMAEMLQNDWSKIGLKVKITSYEWGEYIKRSKGGENQAMIIGWSGDNGDPDNWLNVLFGCDSLSGNNFSKWCDKKFDGIVKEAKATSDVAKRTELYKQAQHILKDAVPMTPIAHSTVYQPMRNTVQDFKISPFGLNSFYGVSVSGK; from the coding sequence ATGCTTAAACACGCAGTCCTTCCGCTATTAGTCAGCGCTGGCCTTATGGCCGCGGCCCCTTTCGCCCACGCGGCGGCTAACCTGGTGTTCTGCTCCGAGGGGAGCCCGGCCGGTTTCGATCCAGGCCAGTACACCACCGGAACAGACTTCGATGCTTCGGCCGAAACCATGTTCAACCGCCTCAGTCAGTTCGAGCGCGGCGGCACCGCCGTGGTACCTGGCCTGGCCACCAGCTGGGATGTGTCCCCGGATGGCCTGACCTACACCTTCCACCTGCGTGAAGGCGTCAAGTTCCATACCACCCCGTACTTCAAGCCCACTCGTGAATTCTCGGCCGACGACGTACTGTTCACCTTTAACCGGATGATCAATAAAGACGATCCATTCCGTAAGGCCTACCCTACCGAGTTCCCGTACTTCACGGACATGGGGATGGACACCAATATCAAGAACATCGAGAAAATCGATGACCACACCGTCAAGTTCACCCTTGGCACCGTGGATGCGGCATTTATCCAGAACCTGGCCATGAGCTTCGCGTCGATCCAATCGGCCGAATACGCAGCCCAGCTGTTGAAAGAAGGCAAGCCTGCGGACATCAACCAGAAGCCTGTCGGCACTGGCCCGTTCGTGTTCAAGAGCTACCAGAAAGACTCCAACATTCGTTACACCGGCAACAAGGATTACTGGAAGCCCGAAGACGTGAAGATCGACAACCTGATCTTCGCCATCACCACCGACCCGTCGGTGCGCATCCAGAAGCTCAAGAAAAACGAATGCCAGATCACCCTTTTCCCGCGTCCGGCCGACCTCAAGGCACTGGGCGAAGACAAGGACCTGAAACTGCCGCACCAGGCCGGTTTCAACCTGGGCTACGTGGCCTACAACGTCATGGACAAGGTCAAGGGCAGCGACCAGCCCAACCCGCTGGCTGACCTGCGTGTGCGCCAGGCGCTGGACATGGCGGTGAACAAGCAGCAGATCATCGACTCCGTCTACCAGGGCGCGGGGCAACTGGCCGTCAACGCCATGCCGCCGACCCAGTGGTCCTATGACACCACCATCAAAGATGCCAAGTACGACCCTGAGAAAGCCAAGGCGCTGCTCAAGGAAGCCGGCGTCAAGGAAGGCACCGAGATCGTGCTGTGGGCCATGCCGGTTCAGCGTCCGTACAACCCGAACGCCAAGCTGATGGCAGAGATGCTGCAGAACGACTGGTCCAAGATCGGCCTGAAGGTCAAGATCACCAGCTACGAGTGGGGCGAGTACATCAAGCGCTCCAAAGGCGGCGAGAACCAGGCCATGATCATTGGCTGGAGCGGCGACAATGGTGACCCGGACAACTGGCTGAACGTGCTGTTCGGCTGCGACTCGCTGTCCGGCAACAACTTCTCCAAGTGGTGTGACAAGAAATTCGACGGCATCGTGAAGGAGGCCAAGGCCACTTCCGACGTCGCTAAACGCACCGAGCTGTACAAGCAGGCGCAACATATCCTCAAAGATGCAGTCCCGATGACACCTATCGCGCACTCGACGGTGTATCAACCCATGCGTAACACCGTGCAGGACTTCAAGATCAGCCCATTCGGCCTGAACTCGTTCTATGGCGTTAGCGTAAGCGGCAAGTAA